In Felis catus isolate Fca126 chromosome C2, F.catus_Fca126_mat1.0, whole genome shotgun sequence, a single window of DNA contains:
- the TMEM41A gene encoding transmembrane protein 41A isoform X2, giving the protein MRPLLGFLLVFVCCTFALYLLSTRLPRGRTLGPDEETGGRSLWFPSDLAELRELSEVLREYRKEHQAYVFLLFCSAYLYKQGFAIPGSSFLNILAGALFGPWLGLLLCCVLTSVGATCCYLLSSIFGKQLVVSYFPDKVCLLQRKVEENRNSLFFFLLFLRLFPMTPNWFLNLSAPILNIPIVHFFFSVLIGGQELDELKCVLWWRERGHTLVPRRNEPERFIV; this is encoded by the exons ATGCGCCCCCTGCTTGGCTTCCTGCTGGTCTTCGTCTGCTGCACCTTCGCCCTGTACTTGCTGTCGACGCGACTGCCCCGCGGGCGGACGCTGGGCCCAGACGAGGAGACTGGAGGCAG GTCACTGTGGTTCCCCTCAGACTTGGCTGAGCTGCGGGAACTTTCTGAGGTCCTTCGAGAGTACCGGAAGGAGCACCAGGCCTACGTGTTCCTGCTGTTCTGCAGTGCCTACCTCTACAAACAGGGCTTTGCCATCCCTGGCTCCAGCTTCCTG aacATTTTAGCTGGTGCTTTGTTTGGACCATGGCTGGGGCTTCTGCTGTGTTGTGTGTTGACATCAGTGGGCGCCACATGCTGCTATCTGCTCTCTAGTATTTTTGGCAAACAGCTGGTGGTCTCCTACTTCCCTGATAAAGTATGCCTGCTGCAGAGGAAG GtggaagagaacagaaacagcttgttttttttcttactgtttttgagACTTTTCCCCATGACACCAAACTGGTTCTTGAACCTCTCAGCTCCGATTCTGAACATCCCGATTGtgcatttcttcttctctgttctGATCG GTGGGCAAGAACTGGACGAGCTAAAGTGTGTTTTatggtggagagaaaggggacatACACTTGTTCCCAGAAGAAATGAACCAGAGAGATTCATAGTTTAG
- the TMEM41A gene encoding transmembrane protein 41A isoform X1 translates to MRPLLGFLLVFVCCTFALYLLSTRLPRGRTLGPDEETGGRSLWFPSDLAELRELSEVLREYRKEHQAYVFLLFCSAYLYKQGFAIPGSSFLNILAGALFGPWLGLLLCCVLTSVGATCCYLLSSIFGKQLVVSYFPDKVCLLQRKVEENRNSLFFFLLFLRLFPMTPNWFLNLSAPILNIPIVHFFFSVLIGLVPYNFICVQTGSILSTLTSLDALFSWETVFKLLAIALVALVPGTLIKKFSQKDLHLNEISNTNHLNSRKDT, encoded by the exons ATGCGCCCCCTGCTTGGCTTCCTGCTGGTCTTCGTCTGCTGCACCTTCGCCCTGTACTTGCTGTCGACGCGACTGCCCCGCGGGCGGACGCTGGGCCCAGACGAGGAGACTGGAGGCAG GTCACTGTGGTTCCCCTCAGACTTGGCTGAGCTGCGGGAACTTTCTGAGGTCCTTCGAGAGTACCGGAAGGAGCACCAGGCCTACGTGTTCCTGCTGTTCTGCAGTGCCTACCTCTACAAACAGGGCTTTGCCATCCCTGGCTCCAGCTTCCTG aacATTTTAGCTGGTGCTTTGTTTGGACCATGGCTGGGGCTTCTGCTGTGTTGTGTGTTGACATCAGTGGGCGCCACATGCTGCTATCTGCTCTCTAGTATTTTTGGCAAACAGCTGGTGGTCTCCTACTTCCCTGATAAAGTATGCCTGCTGCAGAGGAAG GtggaagagaacagaaacagcttgttttttttcttactgtttttgagACTTTTCCCCATGACACCAAACTGGTTCTTGAACCTCTCAGCTCCGATTCTGAACATCCCGATTGtgcatttcttcttctctgttctGATCG GTTTGGTCCCATACAATTTTATCTGTGTGCAgacaggctccatcctgtcaacTCTGACCTCTCTGGATGCTCTTTTCTCCTGGGAAACGGTCTTCAAGCTTTTGGCCATTGCTCTGGTGGCCTTAGTTCCTGGAAccctcattaaaaaatttagcCAAAAGGACCTGCATTTGAATGAAATAAGCAACACTAATCATCTAAACAGTAGAAAGGACACGTGA